The following coding sequences lie in one Corynebacterium humireducens NBRC 106098 = DSM 45392 genomic window:
- a CDS encoding mechanosensitive ion channel family protein, with the protein MLDLGSYLLTRAWQWIADQGLSLAILLVLALLVPRVGRFAQRWLARGVEETTDADESKTRLALTGVSVYIFQLIAFFVLLIFFLQVLGFSLAGAAIPATVVSAAIGFGAQSIIADFLAGFFILTEKQFGVGDWVRFEGNGIEVEGTVIQVTMRSTRIRTLAQETVIIPNSTARVCINSSNYWSRAVVVIPVPLLGSSDTQEAIDRSEAATRRALRRPDVAKELIGELDVHPAVNINPPATVGMPWTMDMRFMIQVEAGMQWLVERAIRTEILDEFWNEYGSATTITGDVKDRVDTVTTGALAGMPLIDIPLSTPHDSAGDREASVPAGYADEEGRDPAVVDRGPQGDEPEDTVDEQTPAGGMFRHDTPTSRWKRFASAGGRVRPSTTYLFGTLFLLIVLKVLTVDAGEDGPSGILAPPAPGVTSTPATEPAPLPENTPAPTPTTAPFSPQQTSPTTPAPTPELTGTPTADAPEGVAGEVDATGNPDAPEAPAEPQPTPLQPQVTPDSGQ; encoded by the coding sequence ATGCTTGACCTAGGCTCCTATTTACTCACCCGCGCCTGGCAGTGGATCGCCGATCAGGGCCTGTCCCTGGCGATCCTGCTCGTGCTCGCGCTGCTCGTGCCCCGCGTGGGCCGTTTCGCGCAACGCTGGCTGGCTCGCGGGGTGGAGGAGACGACCGACGCGGACGAGTCCAAGACCCGCCTCGCACTCACCGGCGTCTCCGTCTACATCTTCCAGCTCATCGCCTTCTTCGTCCTGCTCATCTTCTTCCTGCAGGTCCTCGGCTTCTCGCTGGCCGGAGCCGCGATCCCGGCCACGGTCGTCTCCGCCGCGATCGGTTTCGGCGCGCAGTCGATCATCGCGGACTTCCTCGCAGGCTTCTTCATCCTCACCGAGAAACAGTTCGGTGTCGGCGACTGGGTGCGGTTCGAGGGCAACGGCATCGAGGTGGAGGGCACGGTCATCCAGGTGACCATGCGCTCCACCCGCATCCGCACCCTCGCCCAGGAGACGGTGATCATCCCGAACTCCACCGCCCGCGTGTGCATCAACTCATCCAACTACTGGTCCCGCGCCGTGGTGGTCATCCCCGTCCCCCTCCTCGGCTCCTCGGACACGCAGGAGGCCATCGACCGCTCCGAGGCCGCGACGCGTCGTGCGTTGCGACGCCCCGACGTCGCCAAGGAACTCATCGGCGAGCTCGACGTCCACCCCGCCGTGAACATCAACCCGCCCGCCACCGTCGGCATGCCCTGGACAATGGACATGCGTTTCATGATCCAGGTCGAGGCCGGCATGCAGTGGCTCGTCGAGCGCGCCATCCGCACCGAGATCCTCGACGAGTTCTGGAACGAGTACGGCTCCGCCACCACCATCACCGGCGACGTGAAGGACCGCGTCGACACCGTCACCACCGGCGCGCTGGCCGGGATGCCGCTCATCGACATCCCCCTGTCCACACCCCACGACTCCGCCGGGGACCGGGAGGCCTCCGTCCCCGCCGGGTACGCCGACGAGGAGGGCCGCGACCCGGCGGTCGTCGACCGTGGCCCCCAGGGCGACGAACCCGAGGACACCGTCGACGAGCAGACCCCGGCCGGCGGCATGTTCCGCCACGACACCCCCACCTCCCGGTGGAAGCGATTCGCCTCGGCCGGCGGCCGGGTGCGCCCGTCGACGACGTACCTCTTCGGCACCCTGTTCCTCCTCATCGTGCTCAAGGTCCTCACCGTCGACGCCGGCGAGGACGGGCCCTCCGGCATCCTCGCCCCGCCGGCCCCGGGCGTGACCTCCACCCCGGCGACCGAACCGGCCCCTCTCCCGGAGAACACTCCGGCTCCGACCCCCACCACCGCCCCGTTCTCCCCGCAGCAGACCTCCCCCACCACCCCGGCCCCGACCCCGGAGCTGACCGGGACCCCGACCGCGGATGCCCCGGAGGGCGTCGCCGGAGAGGTCGACGCGACGGGGAACCCCGACGCCCCGGAGGCCCCGGCGGAACCGCAGCCGACCCCGCTGCAGCCGCAGGTCACCCCGGACTCCGGACAGTAG
- the ilvC gene encoding ketol-acid reductoisomerase → MAIELLYDADADLSLIQGRKVAIIGYGSQGHAHAQNLRDSGVEVCIGLRDGSKSAEKAKEAGFEVKSNADAAAWADVIMLLAPDTSQKSIYENDIEPNLNDGDALLFGHGLNVHFGLIKPAENIVVGMVAPKGPGHLVRRQFVDGKGVPCLIAVDQDPKGNGKDLLLSYAAAIGGARAGVIPTTFEAETVTDLFGEQAVLCGGTEELVKTGFEVLVEAGYEPEMAYFECLHELKLIVDLMFEGGIANMNYSVSDTAEFGGYLSGPRVIDAGTKERMKDILTDIQDGTFTKRLIANVENGNKELEGLREEYAKHQIEETGAKLRDLMSWVKVEITETA, encoded by the coding sequence ATGGCTATTGAACTGCTTTACGACGCCGACGCTGACCTCTCCCTCATCCAGGGCCGCAAGGTCGCCATCATCGGCTACGGCTCCCAGGGCCACGCCCACGCCCAGAACCTGCGTGACTCCGGCGTCGAGGTCTGCATCGGCCTGCGCGACGGCTCCAAGTCCGCGGAGAAGGCCAAGGAGGCCGGCTTCGAGGTCAAGTCCAACGCCGACGCCGCCGCCTGGGCAGACGTCATCATGCTGCTCGCCCCGGACACCTCCCAGAAGTCCATCTACGAGAACGACATCGAGCCGAACCTCAACGACGGTGACGCCCTGCTGTTCGGCCACGGCCTGAACGTCCACTTCGGCCTGATCAAGCCGGCCGAGAACATCGTCGTCGGCATGGTCGCCCCGAAGGGCCCGGGCCACCTCGTCCGTCGTCAGTTCGTCGACGGCAAGGGCGTCCCCTGCCTCATCGCCGTCGACCAGGACCCGAAGGGCAACGGCAAGGACCTGCTGCTGTCCTACGCCGCCGCCATCGGTGGTGCCCGTGCAGGCGTCATCCCGACCACCTTCGAGGCTGAGACCGTCACCGACCTGTTCGGTGAGCAGGCCGTCCTCTGCGGTGGCACCGAGGAGCTCGTCAAGACCGGCTTCGAGGTTCTGGTCGAGGCTGGCTACGAGCCGGAGATGGCCTACTTCGAGTGCCTCCACGAGCTCAAGCTGATCGTTGACCTCATGTTCGAGGGCGGCATCGCCAACATGAACTACTCCGTCTCCGACACCGCCGAGTTCGGTGGCTACCTCTCCGGCCCGCGCGTCATCGACGCCGGCACCAAGGAGCGCATGAAGGACATCCTGACCGACATCCAGGACGGCACCTTCACCAAGCGCCTCATCGCCAACGTCGAGAACGGCAACAAGGAGCTCGAGGGTCTGCGCGAGGAGTACGCCAAGCACCAGATCGAGGAGACCGGCGCCAAGCTGCGTGACCTCATGAGCTGGGTCAAGGTCGAGATCACCGAGACCGCCTAA
- a CDS encoding PH domain-containing protein has translation MSSDAGKTEHTDRAETTEFRPDRGNLFAAVLIIAVGMLVIPSAPLYLGWLLLIPLALILWVVRARTVVGGRGIDIRYAFRGGRTIRWEDVSGIGFKGSRALLTTRDGTEHAMPGVTFNSLPQLAEASQGRIPDVLTSAQEAADDKVTIIHRDGQQILISKEEYAARQAAQQANRSSSDNPENLKEQ, from the coding sequence ATGAGTTCTGACGCTGGCAAGACCGAGCACACCGACCGTGCAGAAACGACGGAGTTCCGTCCGGACCGGGGCAACCTCTTCGCGGCCGTACTCATCATCGCCGTGGGCATGCTGGTGATCCCGTCCGCACCGCTGTACCTGGGCTGGCTGCTGCTCATCCCGCTGGCCCTCATCCTCTGGGTGGTCCGGGCCCGCACCGTGGTGGGTGGGCGCGGCATCGACATCCGCTACGCCTTCCGGGGCGGCCGCACGATCCGCTGGGAGGACGTCTCCGGCATCGGCTTCAAGGGCTCCCGCGCCCTGCTGACCACCCGCGACGGCACCGAGCACGCCATGCCCGGCGTGACCTTCAACTCCCTGCCGCAGCTGGCGGAGGCCTCCCAGGGCCGGATCCCCGATGTCCTCACCTCCGCCCAGGAGGCGGCCGACGACAAGGTCACCATCATCCACCGCGACGGGCAGCAGATCCTCATCTCCAAGGAGGAGTACGCTGCTCGACAGGCCGCGCAGCAGGCCAACCGCTCGTCCTCTGACAACCCTGAAAACCTGAAGGAGCAGTAA
- a CDS encoding ABC transporter substrate-binding protein produces MASLTRRTFLGAAALGTLGLLGGRAFAADPAPTGDTLTIGYVPIACASPLLAADALGAFRRRGLDVTLRRFAGWADLWSAYLTGQLHVTHMLSPMAVTPTSRPTTLAYTMNTNGQAITVASRLHSEVSGLADLRGRVIGIPFEYSIHSLLLRRTLLDVGVDPTRDLELRLLRPADMVAQLEVGGIDGFIGPEPFNQRALATGSGRVLHQTREFWHRHPCCAIAMGIDWQSAHPAQATAVTDALAEASAFLNAPGNHAAAAGMLSHERYLNQPAALLEPILEGRYRTWSGEEVVDPERIHFGDATDPAALDWMRTELRRWELA; encoded by the coding sequence ATGGCGTCACTGACGCGCCGTACCTTCCTCGGTGCCGCCGCCCTGGGCACGCTCGGCCTGCTCGGTGGGCGTGCCTTCGCCGCCGACCCCGCCCCCACGGGCGACACCCTCACCATCGGCTACGTGCCCATCGCCTGCGCCTCACCGCTCCTCGCCGCCGACGCCCTCGGCGCTTTCCGACGCCGCGGCCTCGACGTCACCCTCCGCCGCTTCGCCGGCTGGGCCGACCTGTGGTCCGCCTACCTCACCGGCCAGCTGCACGTCACGCACATGCTCTCCCCCATGGCCGTGACCCCCACCTCCCGGCCGACCACCCTGGCGTACACGATGAACACCAACGGCCAGGCCATCACCGTCGCCTCCCGCCTCCACTCCGAGGTCTCCGGACTCGCGGACCTGCGCGGCCGCGTCATCGGCATCCCCTTCGAGTACTCCATCCACTCCCTGCTGCTGCGCAGGACGCTTCTCGACGTCGGCGTCGACCCCACCCGCGATCTCGAGCTCCGCCTCCTGCGCCCCGCCGACATGGTCGCCCAGCTCGAGGTCGGCGGCATCGACGGCTTCATCGGCCCGGAGCCCTTCAACCAGCGGGCCCTGGCCACCGGCTCCGGCCGCGTGCTCCACCAGACCCGCGAGTTCTGGCACCGTCACCCCTGCTGCGCCATCGCGATGGGCATCGACTGGCAATCCGCCCATCCCGCGCAGGCGACGGCCGTGACCGACGCCCTCGCCGAGGCCTCCGCCTTCCTCAACGCCCCCGGCAACCACGCCGCAGCCGCCGGGATGCTCTCCCACGAGCGCTACCTCAACCAGCCGGCCGCCCTGCTGGAGCCCATCCTCGAGGGCCGCTACCGCACGTGGTCCGGCGAGGAGGTCGTCGACCCCGAGAGGATCCACTTCGGGGACGCCACCGACCCGGCGGCACTCGACTGGATGCGCACCGAGCTGCGCCGCTGGGAGCTGGCGTGA
- a CDS encoding ABC transporter ATP-binding protein: protein MTDAITLTDITRSYGRTRIIAPTSFDIAPGQFVSLLGPSGCGKSTILSMIADLDHASTGTVEVNGRPAVVFQDHALLPWLTARGNIEFGLRSTRPGLSAAERRRIADRHLAAVGLAHAADRRPARLSGGMQQRVGIARAFSVEPDILLLDEPFGALDALTRRDLQLELLSLWESDRRTVVMVTHDVDEAILLSDRILVMSPSPDATVIADITVDLPRPRRDADPDPALRRHLLDLLHP from the coding sequence ATGACTGACGCCATCACGCTCACCGACATCACCCGCTCCTACGGGAGGACACGCATCATCGCGCCGACCTCCTTCGACATCGCCCCCGGCCAGTTCGTCTCCCTCCTCGGCCCCTCGGGCTGCGGCAAGTCGACGATCCTGTCGATGATCGCCGACCTCGACCACGCCTCCACCGGCACCGTGGAGGTCAACGGGCGCCCGGCCGTCGTCTTCCAGGACCACGCGCTGCTCCCCTGGCTCACCGCCCGCGGCAACATCGAGTTCGGGCTGCGCTCCACCCGCCCCGGGCTCTCCGCCGCCGAACGCCGCCGGATCGCCGACCGTCACCTCGCCGCCGTCGGCCTGGCGCACGCCGCCGACCGCCGCCCCGCCCGCCTTTCCGGCGGTATGCAGCAGCGCGTCGGCATCGCCCGGGCCTTCTCCGTCGAACCCGACATCCTGCTTCTCGACGAACCCTTCGGCGCCCTCGACGCCCTCACCCGCCGCGACCTCCAGCTGGAGCTGCTCTCCCTGTGGGAGTCCGACCGCCGCACCGTCGTCATGGTCACCCACGACGTCGACGAGGCGATCCTGCTCTCCGACCGCATCCTCGTCATGTCCCCCTCCCCCGACGCCACGGTCATCGCCGACATCACCGTGGACCTCCCCCGCCCGCGTCGCGACGCCGACCCCGACCCCGCCCTCCGGCGGCACCTGCTCGACCTGCTCCACCCCTGA
- the ilvN gene encoding acetolactate synthase small subunit, which produces MANTDIIRNTLSVLVQDVDGIISRVAGMFTRRGYNLVSIVSAHTDTPGISRITIVVDANELVIEQVTKQLNKIIPVLKVVRLEEDTTIARAIMLVKVNADNTNRPQVVDAANIFRARIVDVAQESVVIEATGTPGKLRALLEVLEPFGIRELIQSGQIALNRGPKTMAPSK; this is translated from the coding sequence ATGGCGAACACCGACATCATCCGCAACACCCTCAGCGTCCTGGTCCAGGACGTCGACGGCATCATCTCCCGCGTCGCAGGCATGTTCACCCGCCGTGGCTACAACCTGGTGTCCATCGTCTCGGCGCACACCGACACCCCGGGCATCAGCCGCATCACCATCGTGGTCGACGCCAACGAGCTGGTCATCGAGCAGGTCACCAAGCAGCTCAACAAGATCATCCCGGTGCTCAAGGTCGTCCGCCTCGAGGAGGACACCACCATCGCCCGCGCCATCATGCTGGTGAAGGTCAACGCCGACAACACCAACCGCCCGCAGGTCGTCGACGCCGCGAACATCTTCCGCGCCCGCATCGTCGACGTGGCCCAGGAGTCCGTGGTCATCGAGGCCACCGGTACCCCGGGCAAGCTGCGCGCCCTGCTGGAGGTCCTCGAGCCCTTCGGTATCCGTGAGCTCATCCAGTCCGGTCAGATCGCCCTCAACCGCGGTCCGAAGACGATGGCACCGTCCAAGTAA
- a CDS encoding acetolactate synthase large subunit, which yields MAASQTPTPATVAKKSPGAENAPERMTGAQAIVRSLEELGTDIVFGLPGGAILPLYDPLFSSKKLRHVLVRHEQGSGHAATGYAQVTGKVGVCIATSGPGATNLVTPLADANLDSVPMVAITGQVGRSLLGTDAFQEADIRGVTMPITKHNFMVTDPNDIARTLMEAFHLALTGRPGPVLVDIPKDIQNAEFDFVWPPKMDLPGYKPVTTPHSRQITQAVQMIAEAERPCLYVGGGVIKADANKELLEFAEYTGVPVVTTLMALGAFPESHPLHMGMPGMHGAVPAVGAMQGADLLITIGARFDDRVTGNLDEFAPDAQVIHADIDPAEIGKIREAAVPIVGDAREVLSALLRTYKSSKNLTPPKITEWVEYLTDLKERFPRGYDEQSDGMMSPQFVIETLSKEVGPDAIYVAGVGQHQMWAAQFIDFEKPRTWLNSGGLGTMGYSIPAAMGAKAGLPDAEVWAIDGDGCFQMTNQELTTAAVEGFPIKVALINNGNLGMVRQWQTLFYGGRYSNTKLREQDEYVPDFVTLSEALGCVAFRVTREEDVLPTIQKAREINDRPVVIDFIVGEDAQVWPMVAAGASNSDIEYARGLRPFFEGDESAGESPADIHGVMENAQEETVEEVLEERANDSEKEN from the coding sequence GTGGCAGCTTCGCAAACGCCCACCCCGGCCACGGTCGCCAAGAAGTCCCCGGGAGCCGAGAACGCACCCGAGCGGATGACCGGCGCCCAGGCGATCGTCCGGTCCCTCGAGGAGCTCGGCACCGACATCGTCTTCGGCCTGCCCGGCGGTGCCATCCTCCCCCTGTACGACCCCCTCTTCTCCTCGAAGAAGCTGCGTCACGTGCTGGTGCGCCACGAGCAGGGCTCGGGCCACGCTGCCACCGGTTACGCACAGGTCACCGGCAAGGTCGGCGTCTGCATCGCCACCTCCGGCCCGGGTGCCACCAACCTGGTCACCCCGCTGGCCGACGCCAACCTGGACTCCGTCCCGATGGTCGCCATTACCGGCCAGGTCGGCCGTTCCCTGCTGGGCACCGACGCCTTCCAGGAGGCCGACATCCGGGGTGTGACCATGCCGATCACGAAGCACAACTTCATGGTCACCGACCCCAACGACATCGCCCGCACCCTGATGGAGGCCTTCCACCTCGCTCTGACCGGTCGCCCGGGCCCCGTCCTGGTCGACATCCCGAAGGACATCCAGAACGCGGAGTTCGACTTCGTCTGGCCGCCGAAGATGGATCTGCCGGGCTACAAGCCGGTCACCACGCCGCACTCCCGCCAGATCACCCAGGCCGTCCAGATGATCGCCGAGGCCGAGCGTCCCTGCCTCTACGTCGGCGGCGGCGTCATCAAGGCCGACGCCAACAAGGAGCTGCTGGAGTTCGCCGAGTACACCGGCGTCCCGGTCGTCACCACCCTCATGGCCCTGGGCGCGTTCCCGGAGTCCCACCCGCTGCACATGGGCATGCCGGGCATGCACGGCGCCGTCCCGGCCGTCGGTGCCATGCAGGGCGCTGACCTGCTCATCACCATCGGCGCGCGTTTCGACGACCGCGTCACCGGCAACCTCGACGAGTTCGCCCCGGACGCCCAGGTCATCCACGCCGACATCGACCCGGCCGAGATCGGCAAGATCCGCGAGGCCGCCGTCCCGATCGTCGGCGACGCCCGCGAGGTCCTCTCCGCACTCCTGCGCACCTACAAGTCCTCCAAGAACCTCACCCCGCCGAAGATCACCGAGTGGGTCGAGTACCTGACGGACCTCAAGGAGCGCTTCCCGCGCGGCTACGACGAGCAGTCGGACGGCATGATGAGCCCGCAGTTCGTCATCGAGACCCTGTCCAAGGAGGTCGGCCCGGACGCGATCTACGTCGCCGGCGTCGGCCAGCACCAGATGTGGGCCGCGCAGTTCATCGACTTCGAGAAGCCGCGCACCTGGCTCAACTCCGGTGGTCTGGGCACGATGGGCTACTCCATCCCCGCCGCCATGGGCGCCAAGGCCGGTCTGCCGGACGCCGAGGTCTGGGCCATCGACGGTGACGGCTGCTTCCAGATGACCAACCAGGAGCTCACCACCGCCGCGGTCGAGGGCTTCCCGATCAAGGTCGCCCTGATCAACAACGGCAACCTGGGCATGGTCCGCCAGTGGCAGACCCTGTTCTACGGTGGCCGCTACTCGAACACGAAGCTGCGTGAGCAGGACGAGTACGTGCCGGACTTCGTCACGCTGTCCGAGGCGCTCGGCTGCGTCGCCTTCCGCGTCACCCGCGAGGAGGACGTCCTGCCGACGATCCAGAAGGCACGCGAGATCAACGACCGCCCGGTCGTCATCGACTTCATCGTCGGTGAGGACGCCCAGGTCTGGCCGATGGTCGCCGCCGGCGCCTCCAACTCGGACATCGAGTACGCACGTGGTCTGCGCCCCTTCTTCGAGGGTGACGAGTCCGCGGGTGAGTCCCCGGCCGACATCCACGGTGTCATGGAGAACGCCCAGGAGGAGACCGTCGAGGAAGTCCTCGAGGAGCGCGCGAACGACAGCGAGAAGGAGAACTAG
- a CDS encoding ABC transporter permease: MSPRVRAGALGLVLFVLFIGVWHLAPVGGLAPTPGGVWRRGVEILSDPFYRDGPGSVGVFWHLLTSLRRVLTGFLLAAVIAIPLGFLLGRLEILRWAVDPLVQILRPVSPLAWLPIGLALLHDAESTAVFVIVLSALWPILLNTIDAVRHIHPTYLKLTRTLNTPLWLAVTQVWVPATLPGIITGLRLSLSTSWLVIIAAEMLVGGQGIGFFVWNMWNRLDIDAIVVAIVLIGLTGLILDHLVAALQRTVRHD, translated from the coding sequence GTGAGCCCCCGGGTGCGCGCCGGCGCACTGGGCCTCGTGCTCTTCGTCCTCTTCATCGGGGTGTGGCACCTCGCACCCGTCGGCGGCCTCGCCCCGACCCCGGGCGGGGTGTGGCGCCGCGGCGTCGAGATCCTCTCCGACCCCTTCTACCGCGACGGACCGGGCAGCGTCGGCGTGTTCTGGCACCTGCTCACCTCACTGCGCCGCGTGCTCACCGGCTTCCTCCTGGCGGCGGTGATCGCCATCCCGCTGGGCTTCCTCCTGGGACGCCTGGAGATCCTGCGCTGGGCCGTCGACCCGCTCGTGCAGATCCTCCGCCCCGTCTCCCCTCTCGCGTGGCTGCCCATCGGCCTGGCCCTGCTCCACGACGCCGAGAGCACCGCCGTCTTCGTCATCGTCCTGTCCGCCCTGTGGCCGATCCTGCTCAACACCATCGACGCGGTCCGCCACATCCACCCCACCTATCTCAAGCTCACCCGCACGCTCAACACTCCGCTGTGGCTGGCCGTCACCCAGGTGTGGGTCCCTGCGACCCTGCCCGGCATCATCACCGGCCTGCGCCTGTCACTGTCCACGTCCTGGCTGGTCATCATCGCCGCCGAGATGCTCGTCGGCGGGCAGGGCATCGGCTTCTTCGTGTGGAACATGTGGAACCGCCTCGACATCGACGCCATCGTCGTCGCCATCGTGCTCATCGGCCTCACCGGCCTCATCCTCGACCATCTCGTCGCCGCCCTGCAGAGGACCGTCCGCCATGACTGA